The window CCTTGGTTTATTGTTGAAAAGGAACCTGACCTTGCAAAGATAATCAAACTCAGCAGAACCACCAACGACAGTATGCCTCATCACGTATACAATCGCTCAAAGAGTATTCTTTCAGAGGTTGACGGAATTAAAAAGGTAATAATCCTTGGTGCTACCTACAAGCCAAATATTGACGACATGCGTGAGAGCCCGGTTATGGAACTGGTTGAGCTGTTTGAACAGGATTCAGACTTTGATGTTTGTATTTATGATCCTCATATAGCTTCACATAAGCTCATATGCAATGACCTTGAAGAAGCTGTAAGCGGAGGGCATCTGGTTATACTTGGTGTTAACCATGATGAATTTGCTAAAATCAACTTTTCCAAGCTGCAGCCGCTGATGGCACAAGCCAACATATTTGATACAAGAAATTTCTATGACAGAGCGGCGTTGATAGCTGCGGGCTTCAATGCTTATCTTCTTGGAGCATAAAAACAACAGACTGCCCTTCGGTTTTTAGTCTCCGGAGGGCTTTTCTTGAATTTGAAAGGATTCTCATGAAAAAAGTACTTATGATTGCACACCAGTTTCCTCCCATTGGAGGCTCAGGTGTGCAAAGAACTGTAAAATTTGTTAAATACTTGAGAAATTTTGATTATGAGCCTGTCATACTAACCAGAGATGCCTCAAAAGCGGCTCTGAAGGATGAAACGCTTCTAAAGGATATTCCTCAGGGCATGCAGGTTATCAGAACAAACGCTTGTGATTTTGCAGCTCTTCCGGGATTACTAAAATACTTCGGTAAGGTTATAAACAAGTTTCTGATACCCGATTCTGAGAGAGTGTGGCAGCATTTTGCACGCAAGCAGGCTTTTGCTGCAATAAAAGACAATAAAATAGATGTGATTTATACCACGTCAGCCCCCTACAGTGACCATCTTCTGGGGGTATACCTGAAAAAGCATTATCCCCATATTCCTCTGGTATGCGATTTCAGGGATGAGTGGACTAATAACCCTTACCATGTCAGAAAAGGGTTAAGAGCAAAAATTGAACGTAATCAGGAAAAAATGGTTCTCAAATATGCTGACTGTCTTATCACCAATACTCCGGTTATGCTTTCAAACTTTTTGAGGGACAACCCCGAAACCAAAGGTAAATTTTTTGTTATACCGAACGGCTATGACGATGAGGATTTTGTGGGTATGGAGGATATTGTACCTTCAAATGACAAGTTTACACTGACCTATACCGGGCTTTTATATGGCAAAAGAAAACCCGACAATTTCTTTGGAGCTCTCAAAAGAGCTATTGACGAAGGAAATGTGGACAAGTCCAAAATAAATGTCAAGCTTATAGGAAATTATAAGGTTGAGCAACTTCAAGCAGTTATTGACAACTACAATTTAAACGGAGTTGTTTCACTTATGCCTTATATGAAGCACAAGGAATGTCTTGCAGAACTAATTAAATCTGACGCCCTTCTGCTTATAGAGCCATCCGGCCCCGGTGCTGAAGCTTTTTATACCGGCAAGGTTTTTGAGTATATGAATACAAAACGGCCCATACTTGCGTCTATACCTGAGCATGGTGCTGCGGCACAGCTTATAACAGATACAAAAACCGGTCTGGTTTCAGACTTTAATGATATTGAAACTACCAAAAAGAACCTTATTGAACTATATAATTGCTGGACTGACGGTACAAACCCGGTAAATCCTGTAGTCGACGAGGTTAAAAAGTTTGAAAGAAAAGAGCTTACAAAAGCACTGGCAGAAGTATTAAATAATTCATTTAAAAAGTAACTTGGAGGATTCTAACATGAAACTAATTGATGAAAAAGGCAGATTATTCGGAAAGGTTAACATTATAGATCTGGTAGTGGTTTTACTGGTTCTGTTATTGGTAGCAGCAGTCGGCTACAAGGTTTTAAGTCCAAAAATAGCTTCATCTCCTACAGCAAAGGGCGAAGTAACAGCTGTTATAAAGTGTACTTTCAGAACTGATACAGTTATCAGTCAGGTTAAGGCAGGACAACAGCTTGTTTTTGGCACTGACTATGTTCCAGATGCAACTATTTCAGAGGTTAATGCCGTAGTCTCCGATTATACAACAACAGATGCACAGGGTAGGGTTCATATGGAGAAGCATCCTACATTAAAGGATTTATATATAACAATTAAAGCCAAAGTTAATACAAATGCCGCAATATTGAAGGTTGGTACACAGGATCTTTGTCTTGGTAAAAAATTTACAGTTAAAACTCAAACTATTGAAATGGACGGCAACGTTGAGAAGATCACTATCACGAAATAATGGAGTTAACTTAATTTGAACAGGTGGTGATATTTATGGAACAACTTACCGGTACAAGTATTATTTTTAGAACAATCAATGGCTTAACCCGCTGGATTAAAGCTTCAGTTTTTTTTGGCGTAATGTGTGTAATACTGGACTGGTGCAGAAACAGCCAGATAAACCGCTTTATTTTGTGGTATCTGGGGAAAGATTCTTCTTTGAAGTATTCTGCAACCTACAGGGTTTTTTCACGGGTTTTCAGACTATTTGACAGGCTATGGGACAAACTGTATGACTTTGTTGGAAATTGCGGAAGTTCCAGTGCTTTTATTTCTTTTATAAGAAATGCTTTTTCAGGTTCCGGCAGTTTTGCCTCCTTCTCCCTTGTAATAATGTTTTTCAGTATAGGATTTGGAGTTACAACCTTGGCTTTAGGAACATTTAACACGATTAAGGCTGCCTTAATTATTTTGGGAATAGCCGTGTCCCTGTTGCTTTTACCCGGCAGGAGAAAATGGAAGGCCTGCCTTGAAAACAGCATGTTCTGGCACTTTGTGCAATACATTTTTGATTAAAAGTCAGTAAGGATAAACAAATACTATGAATAAAAAAACTGCTGTAATATTATTGATATTGGGATTTCTGGCAGGGGTGTGCGGAGCTTTTGCACATACCTTTTTGCTGGTTGCATTTATTGCGGGCGTTATATTTACTGCCGCAATGATGCTTGATTATTCAAAATTCCTATATGTTATGGGTTTTTATGTGTTAATCGATTACGTGTTAAGGTATGTAATATCAAGCGCTTTGCTTGCAAGCTACTGGGATGAACTGCTATTTATATTTGCACTGTGTCTGTGGCTTTACAAATGGGTAGTTTATCGTAAACAGGATGGCTATGTTGCAACACCTTTAGACATACCTCTTGTATTTTTTGTGGTAATCTCCATATGCTTAGTTCTGGTTAATTCACCTATTATGAAAATCGGAGTTGACGGTTTCAGGCAGGTTGTACAGCAAATGCTGTGGTATTTCGTTATTGCACAGCTTGTAACCTCCAGTAAGAACATCAGATGGTTTCTGTATATTATGGTATTTATAGGCGGACTTCTGGGCCTCCATGGTATTTACCAATATGTAACACATGCAGAAATGCCCTCCTACTGGGTTGACAGGCTTGAATCAGGGATAACAACGAGAGTTTTCTCAATAATAGGAAGCCCTAATATTCTTGGAAGCCTTATGGTATTGCTGATACCCGTTTCAATTTCCTTTGTTTTCAGTGAAAGAAAGATTTTCAAGAAAATTATATTTACCGGAATAACCCTTGCAATGTCAGCAACTCTGATATTCACCTCTTCAAGGTCTGCATGGATTGGCTTTGTGGTGGCTATGGGCGTGTATTTCTGGCTTAAAGATAAGAGACTCATTTTATTGCTGGTTCTGTTGGTTGCAGCCGCATATTTTGCAGTACCTACCATTGCACACAGGGTAAACTATCTGCTCAGCCCCCAGTACATGGTAAGCAGTGCAGCCGGGGGAAGAATTGCACGATGGTCCATAGGTATTGCGGCACTTAAGCAACATCCTTGGTTCGGCCTTGGTCTTGGACAGTTCGGCGGTGCAGTTGCTCAGAACTATAAGATACCGGGTGCCTTCTACGTTGACAGCTATTTCTTAAAGATTGCTGTTGAAATGGGGCTTGTAGGCTTTACCTCCTTCTGTATTCTAATATATAACGCTCTGGCATGGGGTATTCGTGCGGTAAAGAGAACAGCAGACCGCCAAAGCCTCAGCATGGCGCAGGGTGTTTTTGCAGGAATGGCGGGCGTTGTGGTTCCTAACTTCGTTGAAAATGTATTTGAGGTTCCAATGATGACAGCTTATTTCTGGATGTTTGCAGCAGTTCTTATAGCCCTTGGCTTCACCATTCCCAATCAGGGAATGAAGCGCCTGAACGTGGGAAGTATAAGATAGCTGAAGGTGATACTAAAAAAGGGCTTGTGCAAAACTAATTTTTATCTATCTTAACC of the Ruminiclostridium papyrosolvens DSM 2782 genome contains:
- a CDS encoding glycosyltransferase family 4 protein gives rise to the protein MKKVLMIAHQFPPIGGSGVQRTVKFVKYLRNFDYEPVILTRDASKAALKDETLLKDIPQGMQVIRTNACDFAALPGLLKYFGKVINKFLIPDSERVWQHFARKQAFAAIKDNKIDVIYTTSAPYSDHLLGVYLKKHYPHIPLVCDFRDEWTNNPYHVRKGLRAKIERNQEKMVLKYADCLITNTPVMLSNFLRDNPETKGKFFVIPNGYDDEDFVGMEDIVPSNDKFTLTYTGLLYGKRKPDNFFGALKRAIDEGNVDKSKINVKLIGNYKVEQLQAVIDNYNLNGVVSLMPYMKHKECLAELIKSDALLLIEPSGPGAEAFYTGKVFEYMNTKRPILASIPEHGAAAQLITDTKTGLVSDFNDIETTKKNLIELYNCWTDGTNPVNPVVDEVKKFERKELTKALAEVLNNSFKK
- a CDS encoding DUF4330 domain-containing protein codes for the protein MKLIDEKGRLFGKVNIIDLVVVLLVLLLVAAVGYKVLSPKIASSPTAKGEVTAVIKCTFRTDTVISQVKAGQQLVFGTDYVPDATISEVNAVVSDYTTTDAQGRVHMEKHPTLKDLYITIKAKVNTNAAILKVGTQDLCLGKKFTVKTQTIEMDGNVEKITITK
- a CDS encoding O-antigen ligase family protein, whose product is MNKKTAVILLILGFLAGVCGAFAHTFLLVAFIAGVIFTAAMMLDYSKFLYVMGFYVLIDYVLRYVISSALLASYWDELLFIFALCLWLYKWVVYRKQDGYVATPLDIPLVFFVVISICLVLVNSPIMKIGVDGFRQVVQQMLWYFVIAQLVTSSKNIRWFLYIMVFIGGLLGLHGIYQYVTHAEMPSYWVDRLESGITTRVFSIIGSPNILGSLMVLLIPVSISFVFSERKIFKKIIFTGITLAMSATLIFTSSRSAWIGFVVAMGVYFWLKDKRLILLLVLLVAAAYFAVPTIAHRVNYLLSPQYMVSSAAGGRIARWSIGIAALKQHPWFGLGLGQFGGAVAQNYKIPGAFYVDSYFLKIAVEMGLVGFTSFCILIYNALAWGIRAVKRTADRQSLSMAQGVFAGMAGVVVPNFVENVFEVPMMTAYFWMFAAVLIALGFTIPNQGMKRLNVGSIR